One genomic segment of Mycolicibacterium neworleansense includes these proteins:
- the rsmG gene encoding 16S rRNA (guanine(527)-N(7))-methyltransferase RsmG, translating into MFHVKHGPVPAAPDAAAGVFGDRLETAERYAAILAGAGVEWGLIGPREVDRLWDRHILNSSALGELLAPDERVADIGSGAGLPGIPLALARPDIHVTLIEPLLRRSEFLREAVAELGLDIAVVRGRAEDSEVRKSVGELDVVTSRAVASLDKLTRWSMPLLRVDGRMLALKGERAEAEIEEHRRVMASLGAVDARVVKCGVNYLNPPVTVVAVRRVAVRPGSRSTGRASGSRGRSGRR; encoded by the coding sequence ATGTTTCACGTGAAACATGGACCGGTCCCCGCGGCACCGGACGCCGCGGCCGGGGTCTTCGGAGATCGTCTGGAGACCGCCGAACGGTACGCGGCAATTCTGGCCGGTGCCGGTGTCGAGTGGGGATTGATAGGTCCGCGCGAAGTGGACCGGCTCTGGGATCGACACATACTCAACAGCTCCGCTCTCGGAGAGCTCCTGGCTCCCGATGAGCGCGTCGCCGATATCGGCAGCGGCGCCGGCCTCCCGGGTATCCCGTTGGCCCTGGCGCGCCCCGACATCCATGTCACGTTGATCGAGCCGCTGCTTCGCCGGAGCGAGTTCTTGCGTGAGGCGGTCGCTGAATTGGGACTCGACATCGCGGTGGTCCGCGGTCGGGCCGAAGACTCCGAGGTTCGCAAATCGGTAGGCGAGTTGGACGTCGTGACTTCACGCGCGGTCGCCTCGCTGGACAAGTTGACGCGCTGGAGCATGCCGCTGCTGCGTGTCGACGGAAGGATGCTCGCCCTCAAGGGCGAGCGCGCCGAGGCTGAGATAGAAGAGCATCGGCGTGTGATGGCTTCCCTGGGTGCAGTCGATGCCAGGGTGGTGAAATGTGGCGTGAACTATTTGAACCCGCCCGTAACCGTCGTCGCCGTGCGGCGCGTGGCGGTGAGACCGGGGAGCCGGTCGACGGGCAGAGCCTCCGGATCGCGGGGGAGATCGGGCAGGAGATGA